In Polynucleobacter sp. MWH-S4W17, a genomic segment contains:
- the coxB gene encoding cytochrome c oxidase subunit II, giving the protein MNLFGKVTRASLYFAVAFGTAFAHAAENMPGGPAVNQLNFAPPATKIMQEIHWLHWMMLVICAVIFIGVFGVMFYSILKHRKSLGHKSASFHESTTVEIIWTVIPLLIVIGMALPATKTVVAMKDTTNSDITIKTTGYQWKWGYDYIKGEGEGISFLSTLSTSREAINNLAPKSNTYLMEVDNEMVVPVGKKIRLITTANDVIHAWTIPAFGVKQDAIPGFVRDTWFRADKIGTFRGQCSELCGAEHAFMPIVVKVVSQEDYSAWVAEKKKAMGAGGDDPSKVYTLDEQKERGAKVYAANCAACHQPNGKGAGAFPALDGSKVVNGPKAGQFNILLNGKNAMPKWGGVLSDGDIAAVITYTRNSWGNKTGEVIQTQEIITAHGGN; this is encoded by the coding sequence ATGAATTTATTTGGAAAAGTCACTAGGGCTTCGCTCTATTTCGCAGTAGCTTTTGGTACTGCATTTGCTCATGCAGCAGAGAATATGCCTGGTGGGCCAGCTGTTAATCAGCTGAATTTTGCGCCTCCTGCTACCAAAATCATGCAAGAAATCCATTGGTTACATTGGATGATGTTGGTCATTTGCGCAGTGATTTTTATTGGTGTTTTCGGAGTGATGTTCTATTCCATCTTGAAGCATCGCAAATCATTGGGTCACAAATCAGCTTCTTTTCACGAGAGCACAACTGTTGAAATCATTTGGACAGTCATTCCGCTGTTGATTGTGATCGGCATGGCATTGCCAGCAACAAAAACTGTTGTGGCGATGAAAGACACCACTAACTCTGACATCACTATTAAGACCACTGGTTATCAGTGGAAGTGGGGTTACGACTACATCAAGGGCGAAGGCGAAGGCATTAGCTTCTTGTCTACCTTATCTACATCACGTGAAGCAATTAACAACTTGGCACCCAAATCAAATACCTATTTGATGGAAGTGGACAATGAAATGGTTGTGCCTGTTGGCAAAAAAATTCGTTTGATCACTACTGCTAACGACGTTATTCATGCTTGGACTATCCCAGCGTTTGGCGTAAAGCAAGATGCGATCCCAGGCTTTGTTCGTGACACCTGGTTTAGGGCTGACAAAATTGGCACATTCCGCGGTCAGTGTTCTGAGCTCTGCGGTGCAGAGCATGCCTTCATGCCTATCGTAGTGAAGGTAGTTTCACAAGAGGATTACAGCGCTTGGGTTGCTGAGAAGAAAAAAGCAATGGGTGCTGGCGGTGACGATCCATCAAAGGTTTACACCTTGGATGAGCAAAAAGAGCGCGGCGCTAAAGTTTACGCAGCGAACTGTGCCGCTTGCCACCAGCCGAATGGCAAAGGTGCTGGTGCATTCCCTGCATTGGATGGTAGCAAGGTGGTTAATGGACCTAAAGCGGGTCAATTTAATATTTTGTTGAACGGTAAAAATGCAATGCCGAAGTGGGGCGGCGTCCTTTCCGACGGAGATATCGCAGCCGTGATTACCTATACCCGTAATTCATGGGGTAATAAAACGGGCGAAGTGATTCAGACCCAGGAAATTATTACCGCACATGGCGGCAACTAA
- a CDS encoding methyltransferase domain-containing protein, which produces MTQPLRWLQDEIAARMLQKLDIVKLDVKDILVVPDFAGKHLDTLAQRYPKARIFSITEKGVSGFQMWRAKALSNWRSLFASNTSSLTSYASSGRFDIPDNSVDLVFSDLLLHDLPDPKHFLQECWRVLREGGLITFSYLGPDTGKELRALELSDVKLKNLLSPWDMHDMGDALLGERFSDPVMDMEYLTLDYEKPALLLADMSALKLVHSTPPEVTEKEVLPQKITLEVVYGHAWALGKHLAKAKDNVAYIDLNQIGHKTRPDSA; this is translated from the coding sequence ATGACCCAGCCCCTTAGATGGTTACAAGACGAAATTGCAGCTCGCATGCTGCAGAAATTAGACATTGTTAAGCTTGATGTAAAAGACATCTTAGTGGTGCCCGATTTTGCTGGTAAGCATTTAGATACGCTCGCTCAGCGCTATCCAAAGGCGCGCATTTTTAGCATCACCGAAAAAGGTGTTTCAGGATTTCAAATGTGGCGCGCTAAAGCGCTGAGTAATTGGCGTTCTTTATTTGCGAGTAACACTAGCTCCTTGACAAGCTATGCCTCGTCTGGAAGATTCGATATTCCCGATAATTCTGTTGATTTAGTGTTCAGCGATCTTTTGCTGCACGATTTGCCTGATCCGAAGCATTTTTTGCAGGAGTGTTGGCGCGTTCTGCGCGAGGGCGGCTTAATCACATTTAGCTATTTAGGGCCTGATACCGGAAAAGAGTTGCGCGCCTTAGAGCTTTCGGACGTAAAGCTGAAGAATTTATTAAGTCCTTGGGATATGCACGATATGGGAGATGCTTTGCTTGGCGAGCGGTTTTCTGATCCTGTAATGGACATGGAGTACCTCACTTTGGATTACGAGAAGCCTGCTTTATTGCTGGCCGATATGAGTGCGCTGAAATTGGTGCATTCCACCCCTCCTGAAGTCACTGAAAAAGAGGTTTTGCCGCAAAAAATCACCTTAGAGGTGGTTTATGGGCATGCATGGGCACTCGGAAAGCACCTCGCAAAGGCAAAGGACAACGTCGCCTACATTGATCTAAATCAAATTGGGCACAAGACTAGGCCAGATTCTGCCTAA
- a CDS encoding ComF family protein: MTQYTQRPMRFPENIFQAICEQLLPTACIACQGFQKSSLCDRCLNQLRDEGLLNYQCCYQCGITLQVSEIAEQRCVQCQISRPYFDATHCLDRYDGLLQTPLHELKYQKRIAFANALGRTWNLLFSQEFEDISADYLLPVPLSIEKLAQRGFNQSWEIAKRIQCGVHIQKSPYVLQRHHYAERQAGSTLSNRHLAIQGMFYLEERYIDQLANKTVIVFDDVMTSGATLNEIARVLKDNGVSRVINWVVLRAARSI, encoded by the coding sequence TTGACTCAGTATACTCAGCGCCCCATGCGATTTCCAGAGAACATTTTTCAAGCCATTTGTGAACAGCTTTTGCCGACAGCTTGTATTGCTTGTCAGGGGTTCCAAAAATCATCCCTATGCGATCGCTGTCTCAATCAATTACGCGATGAAGGTTTATTGAACTATCAATGTTGCTACCAATGTGGCATAACACTTCAGGTTTCAGAAATTGCAGAGCAACGTTGTGTGCAATGCCAAATCTCTCGACCATACTTTGATGCAACCCATTGCTTGGATCGCTATGATGGATTGCTACAAACTCCACTGCATGAATTGAAGTATCAAAAACGCATTGCATTTGCTAATGCCCTTGGCAGAACATGGAACTTACTTTTTAGTCAGGAATTTGAAGATATCTCTGCTGATTATTTACTGCCAGTGCCGCTTAGTATTGAGAAGTTAGCGCAGCGTGGTTTCAATCAAAGTTGGGAAATTGCTAAACGGATTCAGTGTGGAGTGCATATTCAAAAATCACCTTATGTGCTGCAGCGCCATCATTATGCAGAGCGACAGGCCGGAAGCACCTTAAGCAATCGCCACCTAGCCATTCAGGGAATGTTTTACCTTGAAGAGCGTTATATTGATCAGCTCGCAAACAAGACTGTGATTGTGTTTGATGATGTGATGACAAGTGGCGCAACTCTTAATGAAATTGCGCGCGTTCTGAAGGACAATGGTGTATCTCGCGTCATTAATTGGGTAGTACTTCGAGCTGCGCGATCAATCTAA
- the secB gene encoding protein-export chaperone SecB, which translates to MTEQTPAPQAGTDQAKEPGFRIQRIYLKDVSLEQPNAPQILLVASEPQVQVEIDISVAPLSEGIFEVALSSTVTAKVDTKVLFLVEAKQAGIFEFSNIPVEQIDPMLGIACPTILYPYLRSNIADIISRAGFQPIHLNEINFHGMYEHRLMQAQQEAAAKDGAAAESKPH; encoded by the coding sequence AAAGAACCTGGATTTCGTATTCAGCGAATTTACTTAAAAGATGTATCTCTTGAGCAACCAAATGCTCCGCAAATTTTGTTGGTTGCGTCTGAGCCACAAGTCCAGGTTGAGATTGATATCTCCGTTGCACCCTTAAGTGAAGGTATCTTTGAGGTAGCTCTAAGCTCCACTGTGACTGCTAAAGTCGATACCAAAGTACTATTCTTGGTAGAAGCAAAACAAGCCGGCATCTTTGAATTTAGCAACATTCCGGTTGAGCAAATTGATCCTATGCTTGGCATTGCTTGCCCAACAATTTTGTATCCGTATTTACGTTCAAATATTGCCGATATTATTAGTCGCGCAGGCTTCCAGCCAATTCATTTGAATGAGATTAATTTCCACGGCATGTACGAACATCGTTTGATGCAAGCTCAACAAGAAGCTGCTGCCAAGGATGGCGCAGCCGCTGAGAGCAAGCCTCACTAA
- the trmL gene encoding tRNA (uridine(34)/cytosine(34)/5-carboxymethylaminomethyluridine(34)-2'-O)-methyltransferase TrmL — translation MFNIVLFEPEIPPNTGNIIRLCANTGAKLHLIEPLGFPMEDAKLRRAGLDYHEFARVKVHKNWAQFLKDEQPDPQHLFALTTKGSGKFHEGKYGPDDYFVFGSETKGIADEVRDSIPNENRMRLAMQDSSRSLNLSNTVAIVVYEAWRQNGLAGGQ, via the coding sequence ATGTTTAATATTGTTTTATTCGAACCCGAGATTCCACCTAACACTGGAAACATTATTCGTTTGTGTGCAAACACTGGCGCCAAGCTGCATTTAATTGAGCCGCTTGGGTTTCCGATGGAAGATGCTAAGTTGCGTAGAGCGGGCCTGGACTACCACGAGTTTGCACGAGTCAAAGTACATAAAAATTGGGCACAGTTTTTAAAGGATGAGCAACCCGATCCTCAGCATCTCTTTGCATTGACTACCAAGGGCTCGGGCAAGTTTCATGAAGGCAAATACGGGCCCGATGATTACTTTGTATTTGGCTCTGAAACCAAAGGTATTGCGGATGAAGTCAGAGACTCGATTCCGAATGAGAATCGCATGCGTCTGGCAATGCAAGATAGTAGTCGCAGTCTGAACCTATCAAATACTGTAGCAATCGTAGTTTATGAAGCATGGCGCCAGAATGGCCTTGCTGGCGGTCAATAA
- a CDS encoding NAD(P)H-dependent glycerol-3-phosphate dehydrogenase translates to MKVTLLGAGAWGTAMAAQAARFLQEGDVVLWSRSKQQLKEIEESAENRAYLSGIQLPASLKFESNFSAAIKRLSSNDLLVIATPMSGLSETIAQALKIAEHPLNIIWLCKGLEPNTALLPHQVVERESKMHSHGITHSYGALSGPSFAREVGAGMPCALTVASKSPKLCEAVQTAFHHGNMRVYSSDDLIGVELGGAIKNVLAIAAGIGDGLDLGLNARAAVLTRGLAEMMRIVKAAGGKSETCMGLTGVGDLILTATGDLSRNRRVGLELAAGKSLPEVLASLGHVAEGVLCAEAVGDLAKRLGVDMPITTMMGEVLSGKLKPHVAVKKLMGRDPKIES, encoded by the coding sequence ATGAAGGTGACGCTGCTTGGTGCTGGTGCCTGGGGAACGGCGATGGCTGCACAAGCAGCTCGCTTTCTCCAAGAAGGTGATGTTGTTTTATGGTCTCGTAGCAAACAACAGCTAAAAGAAATTGAAGAGAGCGCTGAAAATCGCGCTTATCTTTCAGGCATTCAGTTGCCTGCAAGCCTTAAGTTTGAGAGCAACTTTTCTGCTGCCATCAAGCGACTTTCGAGCAATGATTTATTGGTCATTGCTACACCAATGTCAGGGCTTTCAGAAACAATCGCCCAAGCTTTAAAGATTGCTGAGCACCCACTTAATATTATTTGGCTCTGCAAAGGGCTTGAGCCGAATACCGCCCTATTGCCCCACCAGGTAGTAGAGCGTGAGAGCAAGATGCATTCTCATGGAATAACGCATTCGTATGGTGCCCTATCCGGCCCGAGCTTTGCACGTGAGGTTGGTGCGGGTATGCCTTGCGCTTTAACTGTTGCTAGCAAATCTCCTAAGTTATGTGAAGCAGTGCAAACCGCTTTCCATCACGGCAATATGCGTGTGTATTCAAGTGATGATTTGATTGGTGTGGAGTTAGGCGGCGCTATTAAGAATGTCTTGGCGATTGCTGCAGGTATTGGTGATGGCTTAGATTTGGGCTTGAACGCACGCGCTGCTGTTCTCACACGCGGTTTAGCAGAGATGATGCGAATTGTGAAAGCCGCAGGCGGTAAATCCGAAACTTGCATGGGTCTTACTGGGGTTGGGGACTTGATCTTGACCGCCACTGGAGATCTATCGCGTAATCGGCGCGTTGGTCTTGAGCTTGCTGCTGGTAAGTCGCTGCCTGAGGTTCTTGCCAGTCTTGGTCACGTTGCTGAGGGTGTGCTTTGTGCAGAGGCGGTTGGCGACTTGGCAAAACGCTTAGGGGTTGACATGCCGATCACTACGATGATGGGTGAAGTGCTCTCTGGAAAATTGAAGCCACATGTTGCCGTTAAAAAACTTATGGGGCGTGATCCTAAAATCGAATCGTAA